A window from Pirellulales bacterium encodes these proteins:
- a CDS encoding SufE family protein: protein MTSAEPVQLDELVTEFADLEPRERLELLLEYCDNLPKLPPELEAEKAAGMHRVHECQTPVFLWVDLVDGLVRIQADVAPEAPTVKGFVGILVSALSGKPPQAVLAVPTDLLNRLGLVEALGMMRTRGLGAIVHRIREETRRAVAA from the coding sequence ATGACCAGCGCCGAGCCTGTGCAACTCGACGAGCTAGTCACCGAATTCGCCGACCTGGAACCGCGCGAACGGTTAGAGCTGCTCTTGGAGTATTGCGACAACCTGCCGAAACTGCCGCCCGAACTGGAGGCCGAAAAGGCCGCTGGCATGCATCGCGTTCATGAATGCCAGACGCCGGTGTTTTTGTGGGTCGATCTGGTCGACGGCCTGGTGCGAATCCAGGCCGATGTCGCGCCCGAGGCGCCCACCGTCAAAGGATTTGTAGGTATTCTGGTGAGCGCGCTTTCTGGCAAGCCGCCGCAGGCGGTGCTCGCTGTACCGACCGATTTGCTGAATCGCCTGGGACTAGTCGAGGCGCTCGGTATGATGCGCACCCGAGGTTTGGGCGCAATCGTCCACCGCATCCGCGAGGAGACCCGCCGCGCCGTGGCGGCGTGA
- a CDS encoding sulfurtransferase, with amino-acid sequence MAAEYAHPEVLVSTDWVEQHRGDPNVRIVESDEDLLLYDQGHIAGAVRIDWVKDLQDQIVRDYINKSAFEELCASKGISNDTTVVFYGDKSNWWACYAFWTFKMYGHADCRVMNGGRKRWELDGRELTRGTEPAYPRGNYTAQEPDPGVRAFRDEVLKHCKANRPLVDVRSVGEYTGEMLHMADYPQEGALRGGHIPGAVSIPWSKAANEDGTFKTKRELEKLYAKENGLSRRGRIIAYCRIGERSSHTWFVLKYLLGYKNVKNYDGSWTEWGNLVGVPVEKGMPEAKPAEEPASAAT; translated from the coding sequence ATGGCAGCCGAATACGCGCATCCAGAAGTGTTGGTGTCGACCGATTGGGTCGAACAGCATCGGGGAGATCCGAACGTTCGCATCGTTGAATCAGACGAAGACCTGCTGCTCTACGACCAAGGCCACATCGCGGGGGCGGTGCGCATCGATTGGGTCAAGGACCTGCAAGACCAGATCGTGCGCGACTACATCAATAAGAGCGCCTTTGAAGAGCTATGCGCCTCGAAGGGAATCTCGAACGACACCACCGTGGTTTTTTACGGCGACAAGAGCAACTGGTGGGCCTGCTACGCCTTCTGGACTTTCAAGATGTACGGCCACGCCGACTGCCGCGTGATGAACGGCGGTCGCAAGCGCTGGGAACTTGACGGTCGCGAGTTGACGCGCGGAACTGAACCCGCCTATCCGCGCGGCAACTACACGGCTCAAGAGCCCGATCCCGGCGTGCGGGCTTTCCGCGATGAAGTGCTGAAGCACTGCAAAGCCAACCGGCCGCTGGTTGATGTTCGCTCGGTGGGCGAATACACCGGCGAAATGCTGCACATGGCCGACTATCCGCAAGAAGGGGCGCTGCGCGGCGGCCACATTCCGGGGGCGGTGAGCATTCCGTGGTCGAAAGCCGCGAACGAGGACGGCACCTTCAAGACCAAGCGCGAGCTGGAAAAGCTGTACGCTAAAGAGAACGGACTGTCGCGACGCGGGCGGATCATCGCCTATTGCCGCATTGGCGAGCGCTCGAGCCACACCTGGTTCGTGCTCAAGTATTTGCTCGGCTACAAGAACGTGAAAAACTACGACGGCTCGTGGACCGAGTGGGGCAACCTGGTCGGCGTGCCGGTCGAGAAAGGGATGCCAGAGGCCAAGCCTGCCGAGGAGCCGGCGAGCGCCGCCACATGA
- a CDS encoding response regulator transcription factor, producing the protein MTSILVIEDQRKLLRTLEQGLTEEGYEPLCAATGEEGFQLANERPIDAIILDLMLPGRDGLQILRDLRGRGFSKPILVLTARDTVDDRVQGLDSGADDYLVKPFAFAELVARLRALLRREIGGRELTLKADGLELDLVSRRVTRQGKEIDLRKREFELLEYLLRNKNATVTRDMIAREVWKETTGVLTNVIDVYINLLRKKIELPSQPPLIHTVRGMGYSLRELA; encoded by the coding sequence ATGACAAGCATTCTGGTCATCGAAGACCAACGCAAGTTGCTGCGCACCTTGGAACAAGGTTTGACCGAAGAGGGGTACGAACCGCTCTGCGCCGCCACCGGCGAAGAGGGGTTTCAGTTGGCCAACGAGCGCCCCATCGACGCGATCATCTTGGACCTGATGCTCCCCGGACGAGATGGCCTGCAAATCCTGCGCGATCTTCGTGGGCGCGGCTTCTCCAAGCCGATTCTGGTGCTTACCGCGCGCGACACCGTCGACGACCGTGTGCAAGGCCTGGATAGCGGCGCCGATGACTATTTGGTTAAACCGTTCGCCTTCGCCGAACTGGTCGCCCGCCTCCGCGCGCTGTTGCGCCGCGAAATCGGCGGACGCGAATTGACCCTCAAGGCGGATGGGCTCGAGCTCGATCTGGTCAGTCGACGCGTGACGCGCCAAGGCAAGGAGATCGATCTGCGCAAGCGCGAGTTCGAATTACTCGAATACTTGTTGCGAAACAAGAACGCCACCGTCACGCGCGACATGATTGCTCGCGAGGTGTGGAAAGAAACGACCGGCGTGCTGACCAACGTGATCGACGTGTACATCAATTTGCTGCGCAAGAAAATCGAACTGCCGAGTCAGCCGCCGCTCATTCACACAGTGCGCGGTATGGGCTACTCGCTGCGAGAACTGGCATGA
- a CDS encoding HAMP domain-containing protein — MKALGIRGRLTLWYGGALAAALLLFSLLMYYFMGHQRWMDEQLVAELKELTALVAGAPTREAVIAGCEAKFRGREGFRYQVRVRNGVTLFRSDRLHRSDLPVDVAQGGGLQIEDHHIAAVGHYRVATIPVGNAGGNYVVQAAMSLFFYDLRMWQMRIALALAAPASLAIALVGGYLLARKALAPVDEMAAAASRITAHDLNRRIEVPGSADELTRLGETLNHMIARLGRSFDEVRRFTADAAHELRTPLAIMRSEAEIALRTPRDPDEYRRVLESILEETSHLTQLAERLLYLCREDSGISSAPLESVALDELLDDLCEQMQLAANERNIVIHSAIDRDCVVRGDVPRLRRLFRNLLDNATKYTAPGGSVRLTTRVLERQVEIAVQDNGCGIPPESLPFIFDRFYRVDASRNPEVKGTGLGLAICRSVVEAHGGTIDVESRYGVGTTFRVRLQRIDTKKPVQSSPPREAAGSR; from the coding sequence ATGAAAGCGCTCGGCATCCGTGGGCGGCTGACGCTGTGGTATGGCGGCGCGTTGGCGGCCGCGCTCTTGTTGTTCAGTTTGCTGATGTACTACTTCATGGGGCATCAGCGCTGGATGGACGAGCAGTTGGTGGCCGAGCTGAAAGAATTGACCGCGTTGGTCGCCGGCGCCCCCACGCGCGAGGCGGTGATCGCCGGCTGTGAGGCCAAATTCCGCGGCCGCGAAGGCTTTCGCTATCAGGTGCGCGTGCGCAATGGCGTCACACTGTTTCGCAGCGATCGATTGCATCGCAGCGACTTGCCGGTCGATGTCGCCCAGGGGGGCGGGCTTCAGATCGAGGACCATCATATTGCCGCTGTCGGCCATTATCGCGTGGCCACCATTCCCGTCGGCAATGCGGGCGGCAATTACGTGGTGCAGGCCGCCATGTCTCTATTCTTTTATGACTTGCGGATGTGGCAAATGCGCATCGCCCTGGCTCTGGCCGCGCCCGCGTCGCTGGCCATTGCCCTTGTGGGCGGCTACTTGCTCGCTCGCAAGGCGCTGGCGCCAGTCGACGAGATGGCCGCCGCCGCCTCGCGCATCACGGCGCACGACCTGAATCGCCGTATCGAGGTGCCGGGCTCGGCGGATGAGTTGACTCGCCTGGGTGAAACACTGAACCACATGATCGCTCGTCTCGGACGCTCGTTCGATGAGGTGCGCCGCTTCACCGCCGACGCCGCCCACGAACTGCGCACCCCGCTGGCGATCATGCGCAGCGAGGCCGAAATCGCGCTGCGCACTCCGCGCGACCCCGACGAGTACCGCCGCGTGCTGGAAAGCATCCTCGAAGAGACGTCGCATCTCACCCAACTGGCCGAACGGTTGTTGTACTTGTGCCGCGAAGACTCCGGCATCAGCAGCGCGCCGCTCGAGTCCGTCGCGCTCGACGAGTTGCTCGACGACTTGTGCGAACAAATGCAACTGGCGGCCAACGAGCGCAACATCGTGATTCACTCCGCCATCGATCGCGACTGCGTGGTTCGCGGCGACGTGCCGCGCTTGCGCCGGCTGTTTCGCAACTTGCTCGACAACGCCACCAAATACACCGCTCCCGGCGGTTCGGTGCGACTGACCACGCGCGTGCTCGAACGGCAAGTCGAGATCGCAGTTCAAGACAACGGCTGCGGCATTCCACCCGAAAGCCTGCCCTTCATCTTCGATCGCTTTTATCGTGTCGACGCGTCGCGCAATCCGGAAGTCAAGGGAACCGGGCTGGGGCTGGCCATTTGCCGCTCGGTCGTCGAGGCGCACGGCGGCACGATCGACGTCGAAAGTCGCTATGGCGTCGGCACAACCTTTCGTGTGCGGCTACAGCGAATCGACACGAAGAAGCCAGTCCAGTCCAGTCCGCCGCGCGAGGCCGCCGGCTCACGCTAA
- a CDS encoding class IV adenylate cyclase: MTAQRSPGMRRNIELKARLRDPAEARGVAERLATANAGPQQQIDTYFHCRHGRLKLRQIDGLSAMLIAYHRPDQSESKGSDYLLTPVANPETLKQTLASALGLWVVVEKRREVYWWNNVRIHLDEVVGLGAFLEFEAVLDADHDDRSGHMQLARLSGEFGIQPADLVEGSYSNLLIAIAR; encoded by the coding sequence ATGACCGCGCAGCGATCGCCCGGCATGCGGCGCAACATCGAACTCAAGGCACGCTTGCGCGATCCCGCGGAAGCGCGCGGCGTGGCCGAACGCCTCGCCACGGCCAATGCGGGGCCGCAACAGCAGATCGACACTTACTTTCATTGCCGCCACGGTCGGCTGAAACTCCGCCAGATTGATGGTCTCTCCGCGATGCTGATCGCCTATCACCGCCCAGACCAGAGCGAGTCGAAAGGGAGCGACTATCTGCTGACGCCGGTGGCCAATCCCGAAACGCTCAAGCAGACGTTGGCCAGCGCGCTGGGACTGTGGGTAGTGGTCGAAAAGCGCCGCGAAGTCTACTGGTGGAACAACGTGCGCATTCACTTGGATGAAGTGGTCGGCCTGGGGGCGTTCTTGGAGTTCGAGGCGGTGCTCGACGCCGACCACGACGACCGCTCTGGCCACATGCAACTTGCCCGGCTGAGCGGCGAGTTTGGCATTCAGCCCGCCGATCTGGTTGAGGGGTCGTACAGCAACCTGTTGATCGCGATTGCCAGGTAG
- a CDS encoding DUF420 domain-containing protein, translating into MYPGIDGFLGTRASLMLDIVVVAMVFILALMALSIWLSRGRRSFQRHKWLQLGLATVLAITVTLFEVDMRINGWRERAQASPYFGTNEAHGAVFTALYVHLVFAVSVPLVWAGVIAAALWRFPRPPAPAAHSRTHRLWGWIAAIDMALTAVTGWIFYWLAFVAS; encoded by the coding sequence ATGTATCCGGGCATCGATGGTTTTCTCGGCACGCGCGCGTCGCTGATGCTCGACATCGTCGTGGTGGCAATGGTCTTCATCTTGGCGCTGATGGCGCTGAGTATCTGGCTGTCGCGTGGCCGGCGGAGCTTTCAACGGCACAAGTGGCTACAGTTGGGGCTGGCGACCGTGTTGGCGATCACGGTGACGTTGTTTGAAGTCGATATGCGGATCAACGGCTGGCGCGAGCGCGCGCAGGCCAGCCCCTACTTTGGGACCAACGAGGCGCACGGCGCGGTCTTCACCGCGCTCTATGTGCATTTGGTGTTTGCGGTCAGCGTGCCGCTCGTCTGGGCCGGCGTGATTGCCGCCGCGCTGTGGCGATTCCCCCGTCCCCCCGCGCCGGCCGCGCACAGTCGCACGCACCGGCTTTGGGGGTGGATCGCCGCCATCGACATGGCGCTGACCGCCGTGACGGGCTGGATTTTCTACTGGCTGGCGTTTGTCGCCAGCTAG
- a CDS encoding 2-isopropylmalate synthase, which translates to MSASATRHIRIFDTTLRDGEQSPGASMNRAEKLEIAQALVDLKVDIIEAGFPIASPGDFEAVREIANSVRGAVICGLARCNDADIDRAWEALVGAEQARIHVFLATSAIHREFKLKMTKEEIIERAKAGVRRAAAYCADVEFSPEDAARTEIDFLCQVVEAAIAAGATTVNIPDTVGYATPAHYAHVIGSLINRVPNIDRAVVSVHCHNDLGLAVANSLAAVEVGAGQIECTINGIGERAGNCSLEEVAMALKTRHDYYRCGTGIVTERLVPTSRLVSHITGLQVQRNKAIVGRNAFAHEAGIHQDGFLKERTTYEIMRPEDVGFAKTDLVLGKHSGRAALADRAKAMGYHLDTEQLQIVFDQFKVLADKKKELYDSDLAALIEQQIREVGERWSFEAYEIRSGGAQAPCVRLSLHNGSEVVTREVSQGDGPVDCIFLAVEEITGVTLRCRDFQVHSVSVGKDAQAEVTVEVEHEGQLYRGRGVSTDSLESSARAFLDAVNRVVLMQNHCAQQRVAAPVT; encoded by the coding sequence ATGTCCGCTTCAGCCACTCGACACATTCGCATATTCGACACCACGCTGCGCGACGGCGAGCAATCGCCCGGCGCCAGTATGAACCGCGCCGAAAAACTGGAGATCGCCCAGGCGCTGGTCGACTTGAAGGTCGACATCATCGAGGCAGGTTTCCCGATCGCTTCCCCCGGCGACTTTGAAGCTGTGCGCGAGATCGCCAATTCGGTCCGCGGCGCCGTCATTTGCGGCCTGGCCCGTTGCAACGACGCCGACATCGACCGCGCCTGGGAGGCGCTGGTCGGCGCGGAGCAGGCCCGGATTCATGTCTTTTTGGCGACCAGCGCCATCCATCGCGAGTTCAAGCTCAAGATGACCAAGGAAGAAATCATCGAACGGGCGAAGGCGGGCGTGCGTCGCGCGGCCGCCTATTGCGCGGATGTCGAGTTTTCTCCCGAAGACGCGGCGCGCACCGAGATCGACTTTTTGTGCCAGGTGGTGGAGGCGGCCATCGCCGCCGGCGCCACCACGGTGAACATCCCCGATACGGTGGGCTACGCCACGCCGGCGCACTACGCGCATGTGATCGGCTCTTTGATCAACCGTGTGCCAAACATCGACCGCGCGGTGGTTAGCGTACACTGCCACAACGACCTGGGGCTGGCGGTGGCCAACAGTCTGGCCGCGGTGGAAGTGGGCGCCGGACAGATCGAGTGCACCATCAACGGCATCGGCGAGCGGGCCGGCAACTGCTCGTTGGAAGAAGTGGCGATGGCGCTCAAGACGCGGCACGATTACTACCGCTGCGGCACGGGCATTGTCACCGAACGGTTGGTGCCAACTAGCCGACTGGTGTCGCACATCACCGGCTTGCAGGTGCAGCGCAACAAGGCAATTGTCGGGCGCAACGCCTTTGCCCACGAGGCGGGCATCCACCAGGACGGCTTTCTCAAGGAACGCACCACTTACGAGATCATGCGGCCCGAGGATGTTGGTTTCGCCAAGACCGATCTGGTGCTCGGCAAACACAGTGGCCGCGCGGCGCTGGCCGATCGGGCCAAGGCGATGGGCTATCACTTGGACACCGAGCAACTGCAAATCGTGTTCGACCAGTTCAAGGTGTTGGCCGACAAAAAGAAAGAGCTCTACGACAGCGACCTCGCCGCGCTCATCGAGCAGCAAATTCGCGAGGTGGGCGAGCGGTGGAGCTTTGAGGCGTATGAGATTCGCTCGGGCGGCGCTCAAGCGCCTTGCGTGCGGTTGTCGCTGCACAACGGCAGCGAAGTGGTGACTCGCGAGGTGTCGCAGGGAGACGGCCCGGTGGATTGCATCTTCCTGGCGGTCGAGGAAATCACCGGCGTCACGCTGCGCTGTCGCGATTTTCAGGTGCATAGCGTGTCGGTAGGCAAAGACGCGCAGGCGGAAGTGACCGTGGAGGTGGAACACGAGGGCCAGCTTTATCGCGGCCGCGGCGTTTCGACCGACAGTCTGGAATCTAGCGCCCGCGCGTTTTTGGACGCTGTGAACCGCGTGGTGCTGATGCAAAACCACTGCGCTCAGCAGCGCGTGGCGGCGCCGGTCACCTGA
- a CDS encoding ferredoxin family protein produces MTHVVAEPCFACKYTDCVVVCPVECFYEGEKMLYIHPDECIDCEACVPECPVEAIFHVDNLPEEWTDFTALNAEMATQCPVITEKKEPLAGKE; encoded by the coding sequence ATGACTCACGTCGTTGCCGAGCCATGCTTTGCCTGCAAGTACACCGATTGCGTGGTGGTCTGCCCCGTGGAGTGCTTCTACGAGGGTGAGAAGATGCTTTATATCCATCCGGATGAATGCATCGATTGCGAGGCTTGTGTGCCGGAGTGCCCCGTGGAGGCGATTTTCCACGTCGACAATCTGCCCGAGGAATGGACCGACTTCACCGCGCTGAACGCCGAGATGGCGACGCAATGCCCGGTGATTACCGAAAAGAAAGAGCCGTTGGCTGGCAAGGAATAG
- a CDS encoding sigma-70 family RNA polymerase sigma factor, which produces MALSEIDRHLLERCLARKPRAWEDFVDRFMGLVVHVVNHSAQSRSMRLTPDEREDLCAEAFLAFVRDDFAVLRRFRGQSSLATYLTVIARRVAVKRLIEQKSPARLGDIAAEVGAAPLAAAAHNGRQSSDAAALDNREEVARLLELLSPAEQEVVRMHHLEGKSYSQISRELGMPENSIGPLLSRARDKMRAAENAR; this is translated from the coding sequence GTGGCGCTTTCCGAAATCGATCGCCATCTGCTGGAACGCTGTCTGGCTCGCAAGCCACGGGCCTGGGAAGATTTTGTCGATCGCTTCATGGGGTTGGTGGTTCACGTTGTAAATCATTCGGCCCAGTCGCGTTCCATGCGGCTCACCCCCGACGAGCGCGAGGATCTGTGCGCCGAGGCCTTTCTAGCCTTCGTGCGCGACGACTTCGCGGTGCTGCGGCGCTTTCGTGGCCAGAGCAGTCTGGCGACGTACCTCACCGTGATCGCGCGGCGTGTGGCCGTCAAACGCCTGATCGAACAAAAGTCGCCAGCCCGGCTGGGCGACATTGCCGCCGAGGTCGGCGCCGCGCCGTTGGCGGCCGCCGCGCACAACGGGCGCCAGTCGTCCGATGCCGCCGCGCTCGACAACCGCGAAGAAGTCGCGCGCCTGCTGGAACTGCTCAGCCCCGCCGAGCAAGAAGTGGTGCGCATGCACCATCTCGAAGGCAAGAGTTATAGCCAGATCAGCCGCGAGTTGGGCATGCCCGAAAACAGCATCGGCCCGCTCCTCAGCCGAGCGCGCGACAAGATGCGCGCCGCCGAGAACGCGCGCTAA